A window of Pseudomonas monteilii contains these coding sequences:
- a CDS encoding diguanylate phosphodiesterase produces the protein MPLTVNRAGRWSWRILLPWLVGLAPLLCGLAVMHWQTQAELRALSQSTATQAAHEIDAMLDQLDDATHALLPLAGQPCERVSQALRQQVTSHAFIRSTNLGWRDTLYCTSLMGHFKESIDVSRYVDGRLLLMPGNEVTPSHPVLIYRAGADARSVLVGLDGLHLVLILRLLGAETELSVWIGGEWLDKRGVVMSQPFPTPPVAAVQVHSIRYPFIVSAGFAAGKVGERMRDHYPPILGLLLILGAVCGGVCRWQLRKVHSPHAELQRAMNAGEFVPFLQPLVDTTNGHWAGAEVLLRWRHPRDGLVGPELFIPYAEHSGQIVEMTQRMMTSLARQLAPYAHHLREGFHIGINITADHCQDLRLVHDCKAFLAQFPPGRVVLNLELTERKLLRASPVTWKLFEQLHALGVTIALDDFGTGQSSLAYLRQFQVDYLKIDRGFVALIGGDALSVHILDTIIELSARLGLGAIAEGVETTAQRDYLIQNGVTLQQGYLFARPMSVATFIDGIMHDNGATRLPKPTPPEIMPG, from the coding sequence ATGCCCCTCACTGTCAACCGCGCTGGTCGCTGGAGCTGGCGAATCCTGCTGCCCTGGCTGGTCGGCCTGGCGCCGCTGTTGTGCGGTCTCGCCGTCATGCACTGGCAAACCCAGGCGGAACTGCGCGCCCTGAGTCAGTCGACGGCCACTCAGGCGGCCCATGAAATCGACGCCATGCTCGATCAGCTCGATGACGCCACCCATGCACTCCTGCCGCTGGCCGGTCAGCCCTGTGAACGGGTGAGCCAGGCGCTGCGCCAGCAGGTGACCAGCCATGCGTTCATCCGCTCGACCAACCTGGGCTGGCGCGACACCTTGTACTGCACCTCGCTGATGGGGCATTTCAAGGAATCGATCGACGTCTCACGCTACGTCGATGGCCGCCTGCTGCTGATGCCGGGCAACGAGGTCACCCCTAGCCATCCCGTACTGATCTACCGCGCCGGTGCCGATGCGCGCAGTGTGCTGGTGGGGCTGGACGGCCTGCATCTGGTGCTGATCCTGCGTCTGCTGGGCGCCGAGACGGAGCTGTCCGTGTGGATCGGCGGGGAATGGCTGGACAAGCGCGGCGTGGTGATGAGCCAGCCTTTCCCGACGCCACCGGTGGCCGCCGTGCAGGTGCACTCGATCCGTTACCCCTTCATCGTCAGCGCCGGGTTCGCCGCGGGCAAGGTCGGCGAGCGCATGCGTGATCACTACCCCCCGATCCTGGGCCTGTTGCTGATCCTGGGTGCCGTGTGCGGCGGCGTCTGCCGCTGGCAATTGCGCAAGGTGCACTCGCCGCATGCCGAACTGCAACGTGCGATGAACGCGGGCGAGTTCGTGCCTTTCCTGCAGCCGCTGGTCGATACCACGAACGGCCACTGGGCCGGCGCCGAAGTCCTGCTGCGCTGGCGACACCCGCGCGATGGACTGGTCGGCCCCGAGCTGTTCATCCCCTACGCCGAACACAGTGGACAGATCGTCGAAATGACGCAGCGCATGATGACCAGCCTGGCGCGTCAGCTGGCGCCTTACGCCCATCACTTGCGCGAGGGTTTTCACATTGGCATCAACATCACGGCCGATCACTGCCAGGACCTGCGCCTGGTACACGACTGCAAGGCGTTCCTGGCGCAGTTTCCTCCCGGGCGCGTGGTCCTGAACCTGGAGCTGACCGAGCGCAAGCTGCTGCGTGCCAGCCCAGTTACTTGGAAACTGTTCGAGCAACTGCATGCGCTGGGCGTGACCATCGCCCTCGACGACTTCGGCACCGGCCAGTCCAGTCTGGCCTACCTGCGCCAGTTCCAGGTGGACTACCTGAAGATCGACCGCGGCTTCGTCGCGCTGATCGGCGGCGACGCCTTGTCGGTGCACATCCTCGACACGATCATCGAACTGTCGGCGCGTCTCGGCCTCGGCGCGATCGCCGAAGGCGTGGAGACGACGGCCCAGCGCGACTACCTGATCCAGAATGGCGTGACCCTCCAGCAAGGCTACCTGTTCGCACGCCCCATGTCGGTGGCGACCTTCATCGACGGGATCATGCACGATAACGGTGCAACACGGTTGCCGAAGCCCACGCCCCCTGAGATCATGCCGGGCTGA
- a CDS encoding permease, with product MSKGIVASVMASCLFAVMYFYTSLMQPLDGEEIFGWRTLLTLPCLTVFMLVAKDWHRVPELLGRIRRTPVLLLGMIGTSWLMGIQLWLFLWAPLHGRSLDVSMGYFLLPLTMVLTGFLVYRERLSRLQKVAVLCAAAGVGHELYLHGSFAWETLVVMVGYPIYFVLRRRCRTDHLGGLWCDMCLLLPWAVYFVVQGPSSTQALVDRPALYGLIPLLGLISASALIAYVLASRLLPFSLFGLLGYIEPVLLVGVALLLGESIGPDQWWTYLPIWAAVLILVLEGIRHLLRQRRRVG from the coding sequence GTGTCAAAAGGCATCGTTGCATCCGTCATGGCCTCCTGCCTGTTCGCCGTGATGTATTTCTATACGTCTCTCATGCAGCCACTCGATGGCGAGGAAATCTTCGGCTGGCGGACCTTGCTCACCCTGCCCTGCCTGACGGTGTTCATGCTGGTGGCCAAGGATTGGCACCGCGTGCCCGAACTGCTGGGTCGCATTCGCCGAACGCCCGTCCTGTTGCTGGGCATGATCGGTACTTCATGGCTCATGGGGATCCAGCTGTGGCTGTTTCTCTGGGCGCCCTTGCATGGGCGCAGCCTGGACGTGTCGATGGGCTACTTCCTGCTGCCGCTGACCATGGTGCTCACTGGTTTTCTGGTGTATCGCGAACGCCTGTCACGCCTGCAGAAGGTCGCCGTGCTGTGTGCAGCGGCCGGCGTAGGGCACGAGCTGTACCTGCATGGCAGTTTCGCCTGGGAGACGCTGGTAGTGATGGTCGGCTACCCGATCTATTTCGTGCTGCGACGACGCTGCCGCACCGACCACCTGGGCGGCTTGTGGTGCGACATGTGCCTGCTGCTGCCGTGGGCGGTGTACTTCGTCGTGCAAGGCCCTTCATCGACCCAGGCGCTGGTCGACCGCCCTGCGCTCTATGGACTGATCCCGCTGCTCGGGCTGATCAGCGCTTCGGCACTGATCGCCTACGTGCTGGCCAGCCGCCTGCTGCCTTTCAGCCTATTCGGCCTGCTTGGCTACATCGAACCGGTGCTGCTGGTCGGTGTGGCCTTGCTGCTGGGCGAGTCCATCGGCCCGGATCAGTGGTGGACCTACCTACCGATCTGGGCCGCCGTCCTGATCCTGGTACTCGAAGGGATCAGGCACCTGCTGCGTCAGCGTCGCCGCGTGGGGTGA
- a CDS encoding TonB-dependent receptor has product MRASIHRPMSFTLGLCLSTFGPLSYAQEREREPEVALLELGSTEILADSLGSFTEGTGSYTTGETSAATRLNLSIKDTPQSVSVVTRQQLDDFHLDTLSEAMAQVAGVTVQRNDSERPTYYARGYAIDNFQVDGMLNTFSGVKSDSDTVIYDRIEVVRGATGLTTGAGDPSGTIAMYRKRPTHQWAVKTGLSAGSYDHYRGYLDIGGPLAWDGRLRGRTVLAYRDSQSFMDTYASQREVAYGILEADLTDSTTLAVGYDYQNKHVQGASWGTVPYWMADGSRANLPRSTNLAAPWSSWPLEDHTVFATLDQRLGEDWLLKAAYTRRDSTVDGKVYYGGNGYPHADRSGMRAWYSHFAGDETMTSVDLNVAGPYSLFGRRHDFMAGYGTSERRNRSPYFIGAPVAPGYANIPDWKDMGAIPKFQDIDTGLDNTRSDLQQKAGYLATRLNLTDRLHLVLGSRYGSWKTDSRSWTYADNLSVDGVTRSKQVQNDQWTPYAGVLFDLTDAYTVYASYADIFKPQTAKDVSGQFLEPIVGKVYELGVKGSLCDGRLNLSSAVFRSKQDNVAEVDDSVPPGPNGETYYTAGGKGIVVQGFEAEVGGEVLPGWQMTASYAYTHALTPEKTRRTPEQPLNLVRLSSTYQVLPALTVGGSLDWQSDKYRWANRPTGVVNGDRPVTQRARIEQGAYAVVGLMARYRFDEHLSASVNVKNLFDRQYYNNVGFYNGVYHGEPRTLMVSMDWTL; this is encoded by the coding sequence ATGCGCGCCTCCATCCATCGGCCCATGAGCTTCACCCTGGGCCTCTGTCTGTCCACGTTCGGCCCCCTGTCCTATGCCCAGGAGCGTGAGCGCGAGCCCGAGGTGGCCCTGCTGGAACTGGGCTCGACCGAGATCTTGGCCGACAGCCTTGGCAGCTTCACCGAAGGCACGGGCTCATATACCACGGGCGAGACCAGCGCCGCGACGCGCCTGAACCTTTCGATCAAGGACACGCCGCAATCGGTGTCGGTGGTGACGCGCCAGCAGCTCGACGATTTCCACCTGGACACGCTGTCCGAAGCCATGGCCCAGGTCGCCGGGGTCACCGTGCAGCGCAACGATTCGGAGCGGCCGACGTACTACGCGCGCGGCTACGCGATCGACAACTTCCAGGTCGATGGCATGCTCAACACCTTCTCGGGGGTGAAGTCCGATTCCGACACCGTGATCTACGACCGGATCGAGGTGGTACGCGGCGCCACTGGGCTGACCACGGGGGCCGGTGATCCGTCGGGCACCATCGCCATGTACCGCAAGCGTCCGACCCATCAGTGGGCGGTCAAGACCGGCCTCAGCGCCGGCAGCTACGACCACTACCGGGGCTACCTGGACATCGGCGGTCCGCTCGCCTGGGACGGGCGGCTGCGTGGGCGCACGGTGCTGGCGTATCGCGACAGCCAGTCGTTCATGGACACCTACGCCAGTCAGCGCGAAGTGGCCTACGGCATCCTCGAGGCCGACCTGACCGACAGCACCACGCTGGCGGTGGGCTACGACTATCAGAACAAACACGTGCAAGGCGCTTCCTGGGGGACGGTGCCCTACTGGATGGCCGACGGCAGCCGGGCGAACCTGCCGCGCTCGACCAACCTGGCTGCGCCGTGGTCCTCCTGGCCGCTGGAAGACCACACGGTCTTCGCCACCCTCGATCAGCGCCTGGGCGAGGACTGGCTGCTCAAGGCCGCCTATACCCGGCGCGACTCCACTGTCGATGGCAAGGTGTACTACGGCGGCAACGGTTACCCGCACGCGGACCGCAGCGGCATGCGGGCCTGGTACAGCCATTTTGCCGGTGACGAGACCATGACCTCGGTCGACCTCAACGTCGCCGGGCCTTATTCGCTGTTCGGCCGGCGGCATGACTTCATGGCCGGTTACGGCACCTCGGAGCGGCGCAACCGCTCGCCGTACTTCATCGGCGCGCCAGTCGCTCCGGGCTATGCCAACATCCCCGACTGGAAGGACATGGGGGCAATTCCCAAGTTTCAGGACATCGACACCGGCCTGGACAACACGCGCAGCGATCTGCAGCAGAAGGCCGGCTACCTGGCGACGCGCCTGAACCTGACCGATCGCCTGCACCTGGTACTGGGCAGCCGTTATGGCAGCTGGAAAACCGACAGTCGCAGCTGGACCTACGCGGATAACCTCAGTGTCGACGGCGTCACGCGCAGCAAGCAGGTACAGAACGACCAGTGGACGCCCTATGCCGGCGTGCTGTTCGACCTGACCGACGCCTACACGGTGTACGCCAGCTATGCCGACATCTTCAAGCCGCAGACGGCCAAGGACGTGTCCGGCCAGTTCCTGGAGCCGATCGTCGGCAAGGTCTACGAACTGGGCGTCAAGGGCAGCCTCTGCGATGGCCGCCTGAACCTGAGTTCGGCGGTGTTCCGCAGCAAGCAGGACAACGTGGCCGAGGTCGACGACTCGGTGCCGCCAGGGCCCAATGGCGAGACCTACTACACCGCCGGGGGCAAGGGCATCGTGGTGCAGGGGTTCGAAGCCGAAGTCGGGGGTGAAGTGCTGCCCGGCTGGCAGATGACGGCAAGCTACGCCTATACCCATGCCCTGACGCCGGAGAAGACACGCCGTACGCCCGAGCAGCCGCTCAATCTGGTGCGCCTGTCGAGCACTTACCAGGTGCTGCCGGCGCTGACCGTGGGCGGCAGCCTGGACTGGCAGAGCGACAAGTACCGCTGGGCCAATCGCCCGACCGGTGTGGTCAATGGCGATCGGCCCGTCACGCAACGGGCGCGGATCGAGCAGGGCGCCTATGCCGTCGTGGGGTTGATGGCCCGCTACAGGTTCGACGAGCACCTGTCGGCATCGGTGAACGTGAAGAACCTGTTCGACCGGCAGTACTACAACAACGTCGGGTTCTACAACGGCGTGTACCACGGAGAGCCGCGCACGCTGATGGTCAGCATGGACTGGACGCTGTAG
- a CDS encoding ABC transporter substrate-binding protein, with product MLPRALMLLAGLGVTGLAQATSTHYPLTLENCGVSQTFQQAPQRAVTIGQSGTEMLYALGLGDTLVGTSLWFNDVLPAYQAQNAKVERLADNDPSFEAVIGKRPQLLAVQLAWMVGEQGVVGTREQFHELNIPTYIMPSDCEGKDNRVGADGTRLQPFQIDTVYKSIRQLAQIFDVQDRGDALNQSLKTQLANAQARLAGKDLSGTSALFWFSSADLEIDPYVAGRKGIPDFMLNTLGVRNVVESDEEWPTVGWETLAKANPTWLVIARMDRRRFPADDYQKKLDFLRNDPVTRNMDAVKHNRIIVLDAHAMQASLRLFSGMDILAQAFASGEAPQP from the coding sequence ATGCTACCCCGCGCCCTCATGCTGCTCGCCGGCCTCGGCGTCACCGGTCTGGCCCAGGCCACCAGTACCCACTACCCGCTGACCCTGGAAAACTGTGGCGTGTCGCAGACCTTCCAGCAGGCGCCCCAACGCGCGGTGACCATCGGCCAATCGGGGACCGAGATGCTCTATGCCCTGGGGCTGGGCGATACGCTGGTCGGCACGTCATTGTGGTTCAACGATGTGCTGCCGGCCTACCAGGCGCAGAACGCCAAGGTCGAGCGGCTGGCGGACAACGACCCCAGCTTCGAGGCGGTGATCGGCAAGCGTCCGCAGCTGCTGGCCGTGCAGCTGGCGTGGATGGTCGGCGAACAGGGCGTGGTCGGCACCCGCGAGCAGTTCCATGAGCTGAACATTCCTACCTACATCATGCCCTCCGACTGCGAAGGCAAGGACAACCGGGTCGGTGCCGACGGCACCCGTCTGCAGCCCTTCCAGATCGACACGGTGTACAAGAGCATCCGCCAGCTGGCGCAGATCTTCGACGTCCAGGACCGCGGCGACGCGCTGAACCAGTCGCTCAAGACGCAGCTGGCCAATGCCCAGGCGCGCCTGGCAGGCAAGGACCTGTCGGGCACCAGCGCGCTGTTCTGGTTCTCCAGCGCGGACCTCGAGATCGACCCCTATGTCGCCGGTCGCAAGGGTATCCCTGATTTCATGCTCAACACCCTGGGGGTGCGCAACGTCGTCGAGTCCGACGAAGAGTGGCCCACCGTCGGCTGGGAAACCCTGGCCAAGGCCAATCCGACCTGGCTGGTGATCGCACGCATGGATCGCCGCCGCTTCCCGGCCGACGACTACCAGAAGAAGCTCGACTTCCTGCGCAACGACCCGGTGACCCGCAACATGGATGCGGTCAAGCACAACCGCATCATCGTCCTCGACGCCCATGCCATGCAGGCCAGCCTGCGCCTGTTCAGCGGCATGGACATCCTGGCCCAGGCCTTCGCCAGCGGTGAAGCGCCCCAGCCATGA
- a CDS encoding ABC transporter permease: MMRSLPAVAFALAALALALLAGIAIGETRLSPSVVYQVLANQLWQAGHVVDPIDQGIVWNYRLTRTLVAAACGAGLATCGVILQALLRNPLAEPYLLGLSAGASTGAVAVALLGLGAGALTLSGGAFIGALAAFALVLLLARASGPSGANAQVILAGIAGSQLFNALTAFLVTKSASAEQARGILFWLLGNLSGVRWPSVWLAVPVALVGLAICLWYRRALDAFTFGVDSAASLGIPVRRVQLLLITCAALVTAVMVSIVGAIGFVGLVIPHALRLLLGPGHSRLLPASALGGALFLITADILSRTLIPGQVIPVGVVTALIGAPVFALILVSRRSQR, from the coding sequence ATGATGCGCTCGTTGCCCGCCGTGGCCTTCGCCCTCGCCGCCCTGGCCCTGGCGCTGCTCGCCGGTATCGCCATCGGCGAGACGCGCCTGTCGCCCAGCGTGGTCTACCAGGTGCTGGCCAACCAGCTCTGGCAGGCCGGGCATGTGGTCGACCCGATCGACCAGGGCATCGTCTGGAACTACCGCCTGACCCGCACCCTGGTCGCAGCGGCCTGCGGCGCCGGGCTGGCGACCTGCGGGGTGATTCTCCAGGCGCTGCTGCGCAATCCGCTGGCCGAACCTTACCTGCTCGGGCTGTCGGCCGGTGCCTCGACCGGCGCGGTGGCGGTGGCGCTGCTGGGTCTGGGTGCCGGTGCCCTGACACTGTCGGGGGGCGCGTTCATCGGTGCCCTGGCCGCCTTCGCCCTGGTGCTGCTGCTGGCCCGCGCCAGCGGCCCGAGCGGCGCCAATGCCCAGGTGATCCTGGCCGGCATCGCCGGCTCGCAACTGTTCAACGCGCTGACGGCGTTCCTGGTGACCAAGTCGGCCAGCGCCGAACAGGCCCGGGGCATCCTGTTCTGGCTGCTGGGCAACCTCAGTGGCGTGCGCTGGCCCTCGGTCTGGCTGGCCGTGCCGGTCGCGTTGGTCGGCTTGGCGATCTGCCTGTGGTACCGCCGCGCGCTGGACGCCTTCACCTTCGGCGTGGATTCGGCGGCGTCCCTGGGCATTCCGGTGCGTCGCGTGCAATTGCTGCTGATCACCTGCGCCGCGCTGGTCACCGCCGTGATGGTGTCGATCGTCGGGGCCATCGGCTTCGTTGGGCTGGTCATTCCCCACGCCCTGCGCCTGCTGCTGGGACCAGGGCACAGCCGCCTGCTGCCGGCCAGTGCCCTGGGCGGTGCGCTGTTCCTGATCACCGCCGACATCCTGTCGCGCACCTTGATCCCGGGTCAGGTGATCCCGGTCGGGGTAGTCACGGCGCTGATCGGCGCACCGGTGTTCGCCCTGATTCTGGTCAGCCGCAGGAGCCAGCGATGA
- a CDS encoding histidinol phosphatase, translated as MNAMHPPLDTCPLTCQGLGYRVRDTQLLYGVDLAVRPGETLGIVGPNGSGKSTLLKLLAGLRAPSSGQVSLLGQPLARQPRRQIAQALALVEQQADTHDAVDVFDAVALGRTPWLSALTPFTAEDTAIVDQALADVDALHLRQRTWSSLSGGERQRVHIARALAQRPKVLLLDEPTNHLDIQHQLGLLQQIQALKVTTLIALHDLNQALTCDRLAVLDKGRLVALGVPHEVLTPQRLLTTFGVHAHYLTDPFDGARILRFRAP; from the coding sequence ATGAACGCCATGCACCCTCCTCTGGACACGTGCCCGCTGACCTGCCAGGGCCTCGGCTATCGCGTGCGCGACACCCAGTTGCTGTACGGCGTGGACCTGGCGGTGCGGCCTGGCGAGACGCTGGGCATCGTCGGGCCGAACGGCTCGGGCAAGTCGACCCTGCTCAAGCTGCTGGCCGGCCTGCGTGCGCCAAGCAGTGGCCAGGTGTCCCTCCTGGGCCAGCCCCTGGCCCGTCAGCCGCGCCGGCAGATCGCCCAGGCCCTGGCGCTGGTCGAGCAGCAGGCCGACACCCACGACGCCGTCGATGTCTTCGACGCCGTGGCGCTGGGCCGTACGCCCTGGCTGTCGGCCCTGACGCCCTTCACCGCCGAGGACACGGCGATCGTCGATCAGGCCCTGGCCGACGTGGATGCCCTGCACTTGCGCCAGCGCACCTGGAGCAGCCTGTCGGGTGGCGAACGCCAGCGCGTGCACATCGCCCGCGCATTGGCCCAGCGCCCCAAGGTGCTGCTGCTCGACGAGCCGACCAACCACCTGGACATCCAGCACCAGCTCGGGCTGTTGCAGCAGATCCAGGCCTTGAAGGTGACCACGCTGATCGCCCTGCATGACCTCAACCAGGCCCTGACCTGCGACCGGCTGGCCGTTCTCGACAAAGGTCGCCTGGTGGCCCTGGGCGTGCCCCACGAAGTGCTGACCCCCCAGCGGCTGCTCACGACCTTCGGCGTGCATGCCCATTACCTGACCGACCCTTTCGACGGCGCGCGCATCCTGCGCTTTCGCGCCCCCTGA
- a CDS encoding pseudoazurin, whose translation MLLRTLALSLLTTAFAPTALAEVHEVHMLTRGAEGAMVYEPDHLRIAPGDSVRFLPTQSGHNAASLPDLWPDGAPTFKGPINQPMTYTFDMPGRYGIQCIPHLAMGMVMLIEVGPSSAQPLIAPPELPARAQARLTLQAKRLEATP comes from the coding sequence ATGTTGCTGCGTACGCTTGCCCTGTCCCTGCTGACCACGGCCTTCGCGCCCACCGCGCTGGCCGAAGTGCATGAGGTCCACATGCTCACCCGCGGTGCAGAGGGCGCCATGGTCTATGAACCCGATCACCTGCGCATCGCGCCGGGCGACAGTGTGCGCTTCCTGCCGACCCAGAGCGGGCACAACGCCGCCAGCCTGCCCGATCTCTGGCCCGACGGTGCCCCCACCTTCAAGGGCCCGATCAACCAGCCGATGACCTACACCTTCGATATGCCGGGGCGCTATGGCATCCAGTGCATTCCGCACCTGGCCATGGGTATGGTCATGCTGATCGAGGTCGGCCCGTCATCCGCCCAACCCTTGATCGCCCCCCCGGAATTACCGGCACGCGCCCAGGCACGCCTGACACTTCAGGCCAAGCGCCTGGAGGCGACGCCATGA
- a CDS encoding porin produces MKGVRASWVVLVPLFALSPMAWGETAQSQAKGFLEDGTWSVLNRSVFDQRDYRHGGRNSGARNAYKPRAARNGQAEEWGYGLMGTVQSGFTQGTVGVGVDAHAYLGVKLDSGGGRAGKARLLGLDNQGHPKDTYGRAGAALKLRLSDSVLWYGEQRVKTPVFSTSDSRLLPETATGLFLVSNEFEALKLVAGHFTEDADRNASSHDQGFAVNYSNAAQGDHFDLAGAVYSPRPNLSASLFTSRYEDTWNQQYLGGNIAHALDDQRSLSLDLNLYRTTDTGKALSGRIDNTTWSLVSRYSQGPHSVSLGYQQVDGDTPFDYVSRGAIFIGNAVQLSDFNAPNERSWQARYDLNMSAYGVPGLSLTALYVRGSGIDGSHVDPTGGYAYLGYGQGGKHWERDLEARYVIQTGKAKGTTFSLRHDVHRGNTAQAELDSDQLRLAVEYPLSGPL; encoded by the coding sequence ATGAAGGGTGTTCGCGCCTCCTGGGTCGTGCTGGTTCCCCTGTTCGCGCTCAGCCCGATGGCGTGGGGCGAGACGGCCCAGTCCCAGGCCAAGGGGTTTCTCGAAGACGGCACCTGGAGCGTGCTCAACCGCAGCGTCTTCGATCAGCGCGACTACCGCCACGGCGGTCGCAACAGCGGCGCGCGCAATGCCTACAAGCCGCGCGCCGCGCGCAATGGCCAGGCCGAAGAATGGGGCTACGGGCTCATGGGGACCGTGCAGTCGGGCTTTACCCAAGGGACCGTGGGCGTAGGTGTCGACGCCCATGCCTACCTCGGGGTCAAGCTCGACAGCGGCGGCGGGCGGGCGGGCAAGGCGCGTCTGCTGGGGCTGGACAACCAGGGTCATCCCAAGGACACCTATGGCCGTGCCGGTGCCGCGCTCAAGCTGCGGCTGTCGGACAGCGTGCTCTGGTACGGCGAACAGCGGGTCAAGACGCCGGTGTTCAGTACCTCGGACAGCCGCCTGCTGCCCGAAACGGCGACCGGGCTGTTCCTGGTCAGCAATGAATTCGAGGCACTCAAGCTGGTCGCCGGTCACTTCACCGAGGATGCCGACCGCAACGCCAGCAGTCATGACCAAGGGTTCGCGGTCAACTACTCCAATGCCGCGCAGGGCGATCACTTCGACCTGGCCGGCGCCGTGTACAGCCCAAGGCCCAACCTCAGCGCCAGCCTGTTCACCTCGCGCTACGAGGACACCTGGAACCAGCAGTACCTGGGCGGCAACATCGCCCATGCGCTGGACGACCAGCGCAGCCTGAGCCTGGACCTGAACCTCTACCGCACCACCGACACGGGCAAGGCCTTGTCGGGGCGTATCGACAACACCACCTGGAGCCTGGTCTCGCGCTACAGCCAGGGCCCGCACAGTGTCAGCCTCGGCTATCAACAGGTCGACGGCGACACCCCGTTCGACTACGTGAGCCGGGGCGCCATCTTCATCGGCAATGCCGTGCAGCTGTCGGACTTCAACGCGCCCAACGAGCGCTCCTGGCAGGCGCGCTACGACCTGAACATGAGCGCCTATGGGGTGCCGGGCCTGAGCCTGACGGCGCTGTACGTCCGCGGTTCGGGCATCGATGGCAGCCATGTGGACCCCACCGGCGGTTACGCCTACCTCGGCTATGGCCAGGGGGGTAAGCACTGGGAGCGCGACCTGGAAGCGCGCTACGTCATCCAGACCGGCAAGGCCAAGGGCACCACCTTCTCGCTGCGGCACGACGTGCACCGGGGCAACACCGCGCAGGCCGAACTGGACAGCGACCAGCTTCGTCTGGCGGTGGAATACCCGTTGTCCGGGCCGCTCTGA
- a CDS encoding acetyltransferase: MPTSTCTLHRVTAEAVDEVRAFVDQARRELFPQLADAPLPADLAQFERTYVTGPGCFLIARDQGQLVAGIGYLPYDHRFAQLDYQGRRTGEIVRLFVSPRYRRGGLAARLFEALCQQARDAGVEYLYLHTHPFLPGAIAFWERQGFEIVDVEDDPVWHTTHMSRPA; this comes from the coding sequence ATGCCCACATCCACCTGTACCCTGCACCGCGTCACGGCCGAAGCCGTCGACGAGGTGCGCGCCTTCGTCGATCAGGCGCGGCGCGAGCTGTTTCCCCAGCTGGCCGATGCACCGCTGCCAGCCGATCTGGCGCAGTTCGAGCGCACGTACGTCACCGGTCCAGGCTGCTTCCTGATCGCGCGTGATCAAGGGCAGTTGGTCGCGGGCATTGGCTATCTGCCCTACGACCACCGCTTCGCCCAGCTCGATTACCAAGGTCGCCGCACCGGGGAGATCGTCCGGCTGTTCGTGTCCCCCCGTTACCGTCGCGGTGGCCTGGCTGCGCGCCTGTTCGAAGCCCTGTGTCAGCAGGCCCGTGACGCTGGGGTCGAATACCTGTACCTGCATACCCACCCGTTTCTGCCCGGTGCCATCGCCTTCTGGGAGCGCCAGGGCTTCGAGATCGTGGACGTCGAGGACGATCCGGTCTGGCACACCACCCACATGAGCCGACCAGCCTGA